The following coding sequences lie in one Arachis hypogaea cultivar Tifrunner chromosome 4, arahy.Tifrunner.gnm2.J5K5, whole genome shotgun sequence genomic window:
- the LOC112794317 gene encoding wall-associated receptor kinase-like 20, producing the protein MVAGALFTVMGYYFQRKRIKREIQKRITSKAHFVLNSDNNGRSAKVFTIKEITKATNNFSKSNLLGAGGFGEVFKGVLNDGTVTAIKRAKHGNIRGIDQILNEVKILCQVNHRSLVRLLGCCVELPNEPLLIYEYVSNGTLFDHLHNRNSSKWIRLGWHSRLRIAHQTAEGLAYLHDAAIPKIYHRDIKSSNILLDEKLDAKVSDFGLSRLAASEATHVTTCAQGTLGYLDPDYYVNFQLTEKSDVYSFGVVLLELLCSKKAIDFNREEGDVNLVVMVKKALKEGMLMDKVVDPMLKIGASKLELESMRAFGSLAVGCLDDRRDNRPSMKDVANEIECIIGIFADAKAMGY; encoded by the exons ATGGTAGCAGGAGCTTTGTTCACTGTAATGGGCTATTACTTTCAGAGGAAAAGGATCAAAAGAGAGATCCAAAAAAGAATAACAAGCAAGGCACACTTCGTACTCAACTCAGACAACAATGGTAGATCTGCAAAAGTTTTCACCATAAAGGAAATCACAAAAGCAACCAACAACTTCTCGAAATCCAACCTCCTCGGCGCCGGCGGCTTCGGCGAGGTATTCAAAGGTGTTCTGAACGACGGAACCGTCACAGCCATCAAGAGAGCAAAGCATGGCAACATAAGAGGCATTGATCAAATCCTCAATGAGGTTAAGATCCTTTGCCAGGTCAACCATAGAAGCTTAGTGAGGCTTTTGGGTTGTTGTGTTGAGCTTCCAAATGAGCCTCTTCTTATATATGA GTATGTCTCCAATGGCACCCTCTTTGACCACCTTCACAACAGGAACTCCAGCAAATGGATCCGTCTTGGGTGGCATTCAAGGCTAAGAATCGCACACCAAACAGCTGAAGGACTTGCGTATCTTCACGATGCAGCCATACCCAAAATCTACCATAGAGATATCAAGTCAAGCAACATTCTCTTGGACGAAAAACTCGACGCAAAGGTCTCAGATTTCGGGCTTTCGAGGTTAGCGGCCAGCGAAGCGACCCACGTGACAACCTGCGCTCAAGGGACACTGGGCTACCTTGACCCAGACTACTACGTGAACTTTCAGCTCACAGAGAAAAGTGATGTGTATAGCTTCGGTGTTGTTCTGTTAGAGCTACTGTGTTCTAAGAAGGCTATTGATTTCAATAGAGAAGAGGGGGATGTGAATTTGGTTGTTATGGTGAAGAAGGCCTTGAAGGAAGGGATGTTAATGGATAAAGTGGTTGATCCAATGCTGAAAATTGGAGCTAGTAAGTTGGAGTTGGAGAGTATGAGGGCTTTTGGGTCTCTTGCTGTTGGGTGCTTGGATGATAGAAGGGACAATAGGCCCTCAATGAAAGATGTTGCTAACGAGATTGAGTGCATTATTGGTATTTTTGCTGATGCTAAGGCTATGgggtattaa